A region from the Conexivisphaerales archaeon genome encodes:
- a CDS encoding ribose 1,5-bisphosphate isomerase: MSVIEETYLAIKEMKVRGAGRIARVAVKALDDYVSEVRAENPKELYETLLQASARLKSSRPTAVSLPNALNYVVNAAKKAVDRKEDVESVKKAVREAALWFIKMSEGAIERIGEIGGKRIVDGDVVLTHCNSEAAISVLSKAHRQGKRIEVLVTETRPLMQGRMTASILSRRGLDVTLIPDSAVRLYMHKVDKVVVGADAIASNGAVVNKIGTSQIALIAHESRTRFYVAAETYKLSPTTMLGELVEIEQRSPLEVVPSSWKKKNRNVKVMNPAFDVTPPEYIDIIITEQGVYPPQGIILLMKEMYPEPMVAWSVGEASLS, encoded by the coding sequence TTGAGTGTAATAGAGGAGACTTACCTGGCAATTAAGGAGATGAAGGTCAGGGGAGCAGGAAGAATAGCAAGGGTTGCTGTTAAGGCACTTGACGACTATGTGTCAGAAGTCAGAGCCGAAAATCCGAAGGAGCTGTATGAAACTCTGCTCCAGGCTTCTGCCAGGCTCAAATCCTCAAGACCTACTGCCGTCTCTTTGCCCAACGCCCTGAATTACGTGGTTAATGCAGCCAAGAAGGCTGTCGACAGAAAGGAAGATGTTGAATCCGTCAAAAAGGCTGTGAGAGAAGCGGCTTTGTGGTTCATCAAGATGAGTGAAGGTGCGATAGAGAGAATAGGAGAGATAGGAGGTAAGAGAATTGTCGATGGAGATGTTGTGCTGACTCACTGCAACAGCGAGGCAGCAATATCGGTTCTCAGCAAAGCGCACAGGCAGGGTAAAAGGATAGAGGTACTTGTTACGGAAACCAGGCCTCTCATGCAGGGCAGGATGACCGCTTCTATCCTATCAAGAAGGGGTCTTGATGTGACTCTGATACCTGATTCGGCTGTAAGGCTCTACATGCACAAGGTGGACAAGGTTGTAGTCGGGGCTGATGCAATAGCATCTAACGGAGCTGTTGTGAACAAGATAGGAACTTCTCAGATTGCTTTGATAGCCCATGAAAGCAGGACCAGGTTCTACGTTGCGGCAGAAACTTACAAGCTGAGCCCCACCACTATGCTCGGAGAGCTTGTGGAGATAGAACAGAGAAGCCCTCTGGAAGTTGTCCCGTCTTCATGGAAGAAGAAGAACAGGAACGTTAAGGTGATGAACCCTGCGTTCGACGTAACCCCGCCCGAATACATAGATATCATAATAACAGAGCAGGGTGTCTATCCCCCACAGGGTATAATTCTTCTGATGAAGGAGATGTACCCGGAGCCCATGGTTGCCTGGTCTGTTGGTGAAGCTTCGTTAAGTTAG
- a CDS encoding fumarylacetoacetate hydrolase family protein, with the protein MPESPLWVYQFSACIEKYCMHHPTVISIIPVCSGAGVKLARFERDSEIDYGFIVGGMIVPHGAVGIELPQTLDELAKSGNLVNQTFLSRIQRALAVAKDKLLLKEVRLLHPVERPGKIICLGRNYLEHALEGGNKPPKGLMIFLKPSTALTGPYDPIIYPSITRELDYEGELAVLIGKTVKSISREEAYSAIAGFMIMNDVSARDIQLGDKQWTRGKGCDTFAPIGPWITTKDEVPWPPKLYIKTWVNEELRQDDNTSNMLRKVDEVIAHLSEGMTLEAGDIISTGTPQGVGYYMKPYPRLLNPGDRVRVEIERLGYIENTVRA; encoded by the coding sequence TTGCCAGAATCGCCTCTCTGGGTGTATCAGTTCTCAGCCTGCATAGAGAAGTACTGCATGCATCATCCTACAGTAATTTCTATAATACCTGTTTGCTCAGGTGCTGGTGTGAAGCTGGCTAGATTCGAGCGCGATTCAGAGATAGATTACGGCTTCATAGTTGGGGGAATGATAGTCCCACACGGGGCTGTGGGGATAGAGCTCCCTCAAACTCTCGACGAGCTGGCGAAATCTGGGAATCTTGTAAACCAGACATTTCTGTCAAGAATCCAGAGGGCTCTGGCTGTTGCTAAGGATAAGCTGTTACTCAAAGAGGTGAGGCTGCTCCATCCTGTTGAAAGACCTGGCAAGATAATCTGCCTGGGGAGGAATTATCTTGAACATGCTTTGGAGGGAGGCAATAAGCCTCCGAAAGGTCTGATGATCTTCCTGAAGCCATCTACAGCGTTGACAGGGCCTTATGACCCTATAATCTATCCGAGCATAACAAGGGAGCTTGACTACGAAGGCGAACTTGCTGTACTCATCGGCAAGACTGTAAAGTCGATCAGCAGGGAAGAAGCTTACTCAGCAATAGCAGGATTCATGATAATGAACGATGTAAGCGCCAGAGATATACAGCTTGGGGATAAGCAATGGACAAGGGGTAAGGGTTGCGATACCTTTGCCCCTATTGGTCCCTGGATTACAACCAAGGATGAAGTGCCTTGGCCCCCGAAGCTTTACATAAAGACCTGGGTAAACGAGGAGCTCAGGCAGGATGATAATACATCTAACATGCTGAGAAAGGTGGATGAAGTTATTGCTCACCTGAGTGAAGGAATGACGCTCGAGGCAGGAGACATAATATCTACAGGTACGCCTCAGGGGGTTGGTTACTATATGAAGCCTTACCCAAGACTGCTGAACCCTGGAGACAGGGTCAGAGTGGAGATAGAAAGGCTGGGCTACATAGAGAATACGGTAAGAGCCTGA
- a CDS encoding putative sugar nucleotidyl transferase — protein MTDIVLFDDDDSHLRPLNLTRPPHLLVYGFRPAIHHIRKHLGQPSSYILPARFQKFYREAGFNVNPEESSLHGDTIFVNASVRPEKEILEKISTIEENRAIVVFGRTVAFRTSRFSYDMLKGISNLREKGIETETFEENMLVNGPWEYVSSLAKGLEGRGVVYGETARVEEPVHFDTAKGPVLIADGAKIEAFSRIEGPALIGRGSVVHSARINSFTYIGENCRVGGEVEHSIISSYSNKSHFGYIGHSYVGEWVNIGAGSVTSDLKNTYGTVKVEVDGSRIDTKMVKLGSFISDYSKVAINASIYAGKKIGSGAHIYGVVERDIPPFISYSKESPKELLLESVIETARRMKKRRNLELGEGEEELIRIAYKETTAERRRMVS, from the coding sequence ATGACTGACATTGTCCTCTTCGATGATGACGATTCTCACTTGAGGCCTCTGAACCTTACAAGGCCTCCCCACCTTCTGGTCTATGGTTTCAGGCCTGCAATACACCACATCAGGAAGCATCTTGGACAGCCTTCTTCATACATCTTGCCTGCCAGGTTCCAGAAATTTTACAGAGAAGCAGGATTCAACGTTAATCCTGAAGAATCGTCCCTTCATGGCGATACAATCTTTGTGAATGCATCAGTCAGACCTGAAAAGGAGATACTGGAAAAGATCTCTACCATTGAGGAGAATAGGGCGATTGTCGTCTTTGGCAGAACGGTAGCGTTCAGAACGAGCAGGTTCAGTTATGACATGCTTAAAGGGATCTCAAACCTGAGGGAGAAGGGAATAGAAACAGAAACTTTTGAGGAGAATATGCTTGTTAATGGGCCATGGGAATACGTTTCTTCCCTTGCTAAGGGGCTTGAGGGAAGGGGAGTGGTCTATGGTGAGACTGCTCGTGTAGAGGAGCCTGTTCACTTTGATACAGCAAAGGGGCCTGTGCTGATAGCAGATGGAGCAAAGATTGAAGCCTTTTCAAGAATCGAAGGACCTGCTCTGATAGGAAGGGGTTCTGTAGTCCATTCAGCCAGAATTAACTCTTTCACCTACATAGGCGAGAACTGCAGAGTAGGTGGAGAAGTGGAACACAGCATAATCAGCTCTTATTCAAACAAGTCACACTTTGGATACATCGGGCACAGCTATGTGGGAGAATGGGTCAACATAGGAGCAGGGAGCGTTACAAGTGACCTCAAGAACACATATGGCACTGTAAAGGTTGAAGTCGATGGGTCAAGGATAGATACCAAGATGGTGAAGCTTGGCTCTTTCATAAGCGATTATTCAAAAGTTGCGATAAACGCCTCCATCTATGCAGGGAAGAAGATAGGCTCGGGAGCCCATATCTACGGGGTTGTCGAAAGAGACATACCTCCTTTCATCAGCTACAGTAAGGAATCGCCAAAGGAGCTTCTGCTGGAATCTGTCATCGAAACAGCAAGAAGAATGAAGAAGCGTAGAAACCTTGAGCTTGGTGAAGGAGAAGAAGAGCTGATCAGAATTGCTTATAAAGAAACGACAGCTGAGAGAAGAAGGATGGTCTCATGA
- a CDS encoding metallophosphoesterase family protein: protein MIIVQVSDVHRSRSILERLKRLSEDSEMLVISGDVTTFGEPSYFQQFMKALTALKSKVIYVPGNNDKPDFSVPDNIENLDGKRISYAGVSIGGLGGSPPTPFNTPYEVQEEELKRKLEGLGYVDILVSHSPPVGTPADRLENGGHAGSKAVREYIATYNPRLVLCGHVHEAVAKFKLGESLVINPGSAASGRYARINYGSEIVATLSLF, encoded by the coding sequence ATGATCATAGTTCAGGTTTCAGACGTGCACAGAAGCAGGTCCATCCTTGAAAGGCTGAAAAGGCTAAGTGAAGATTCTGAAATGCTTGTAATTTCTGGCGATGTAACGACATTCGGAGAGCCTTCATACTTTCAACAATTCATGAAGGCTTTGACGGCACTGAAGAGCAAGGTAATATATGTACCTGGGAATAACGATAAGCCAGATTTCTCTGTCCCCGATAATATAGAAAATCTGGATGGTAAGAGGATTTCGTATGCTGGTGTTTCGATAGGAGGTCTTGGTGGTTCTCCGCCCACCCCTTTCAACACGCCCTACGAAGTCCAAGAGGAAGAGCTGAAAAGGAAGCTGGAAGGTTTGGGCTATGTTGACATACTGGTATCTCACTCTCCTCCTGTCGGGACCCCTGCAGACAGGCTGGAGAACGGTGGACATGCAGGTAGCAAAGCGGTTAGAGAGTACATAGCTACTTACAACCCTAGGCTGGTACTGTGTGGACATGTGCATGAAGCAGTGGCAAAATTCAAACTTGGGGAGAGTCTGGTCATCAACCCAGGTTCAGCTGCCTCAGGCAGGTATGCAAGGATAAATTACGGAAGCGAAATTGTTGCAACCCTATCTCTGTTCTGA
- a CDS encoding Mrp/NBP35 family ATP-binding protein, with protein MLQKDEVLKALSAAVDPDTNSSLLNSGQVKNINIYKDGIQVILAPKNPTPERLEKIKGQVQAQLEKLPDHGIIKIDFTPEVPQISKPSNASVIKHTIALASGKGGVGKSTVAIYLALSLAQKGYSVGLLDADIYGASAHLMIGPKSSIEVKGRQLIPAKAYGLKIMSMGYFTNTESPVIWRGPLVGKAVRDFIELTEWGELDYLIVDLPPGTGDAPLTLAQSLSLDGIVLVTTPQEAAANVAAKSYYMFKRLGIPVLGVVENMSYYVCSNCGKRTELFGSSGGERTAEKTGLRFLGKLPLVPEVAIAADRGEPVSNEEAGQFVKEFSSFTELLLSLIPEKEVKN; from the coding sequence ATGCTGCAGAAGGATGAAGTTCTCAAGGCTCTTTCAGCTGCAGTCGACCCAGATACGAACTCTAGTCTGCTGAACTCAGGCCAGGTGAAGAACATAAACATCTACAAGGATGGTATTCAGGTCATACTTGCACCCAAGAATCCAACTCCAGAGAGACTGGAAAAGATAAAGGGTCAGGTTCAGGCTCAGCTTGAGAAGCTACCTGACCATGGTATAATCAAGATAGATTTCACTCCAGAGGTTCCTCAGATTTCAAAACCTTCCAACGCATCTGTGATAAAGCATACTATAGCTCTGGCGAGCGGGAAGGGCGGGGTCGGCAAAAGCACTGTAGCGATATACCTAGCTTTATCGTTAGCCCAGAAGGGTTACTCTGTTGGCCTGTTAGATGCCGATATATATGGCGCAAGCGCACATCTGATGATTGGGCCAAAATCATCGATAGAGGTGAAAGGTAGACAGCTGATTCCAGCCAAAGCATATGGACTCAAAATCATGTCGATGGGATACTTCACAAACACGGAATCGCCAGTCATATGGAGAGGCCCGCTTGTAGGTAAAGCCGTCAGGGACTTCATAGAACTTACAGAATGGGGTGAGCTGGATTATCTGATAGTCGACCTCCCACCTGGGACAGGTGATGCACCACTTACCCTAGCCCAATCTCTCAGCCTCGACGGCATAGTTCTTGTGACAACTCCTCAGGAGGCGGCTGCGAACGTCGCTGCGAAATCATACTACATGTTCAAGAGGCTCGGCATACCGGTTCTGGGCGTCGTTGAAAACATGAGCTACTATGTTTGCAGCAACTGTGGAAAGAGAACCGAATTGTTTGGTTCTTCAGGCGGAGAGAGGACTGCAGAGAAGACAGGCCTCAGATTTCTTGGGAAGCTTCCGCTCGTCCCCGAAGTAGCGATCGCAGCAGACAGAGGAGAGCCTGTGAGCAATGAAGAAGCAGGTCAATTCGTCAAGGAATTCAGCTCCTTCACCGAACTTCTGCTAAGCCTCATTCCTGAAAAAGAAGTCAAGAACTGA
- a CDS encoding nucleotidyltransferase family protein translates to MKAVILAGGLGTRLRPYTFFVPKPMLPLGEKPLLEHVILLLKEQGFHDVVITVSYLKKVIEDYFGDGSELGVKIQYAESPRPMGTAGQLKTAEKYVDGSFLLLYGDSLVDTDFKKFADYHRKKGGIATILLMPYRETLRYGFIESDSEGRLVEWREKPAVEGWINVGCYIMEKKFMEYIPRDIMFGMDEAFKEASRKGEEIYTFKAEGDFIDIGDKKSYREAYERYLKKLGKIK, encoded by the coding sequence ATGAAAGCTGTCATTCTCGCAGGAGGCCTAGGGACGAGACTGAGGCCGTACACCTTCTTCGTACCGAAGCCGATGCTCCCTCTTGGGGAGAAGCCGCTCCTTGAACATGTTATTCTTCTTCTGAAGGAGCAGGGGTTCCATGATGTTGTTATCACGGTAAGCTATCTGAAGAAAGTGATAGAGGATTACTTCGGCGATGGCTCAGAGCTAGGAGTGAAGATACAGTATGCGGAGTCGCCAAGACCGATGGGAACTGCTGGTCAGCTGAAGACTGCAGAGAAGTATGTTGATGGTAGTTTCCTGCTGCTTTACGGGGATTCTCTAGTAGATACAGATTTCAAAAAGTTTGCAGACTATCACAGAAAGAAGGGAGGTATAGCTACTATACTCCTGATGCCTTACAGGGAGACGCTGAGGTACGGTTTCATAGAGAGCGATTCAGAAGGAAGACTGGTCGAATGGAGAGAAAAGCCGGCTGTCGAAGGATGGATAAACGTGGGCTGCTACATAATGGAGAAGAAGTTCATGGAATATATACCCAGAGATATAATGTTCGGGATGGATGAAGCTTTCAAAGAGGCGAGCAGGAAGGGGGAGGAGATATACACATTCAAGGCAGAAGGAGATTTCATAGACATAGGGGATAAAAAGAGCTACAGGGAAGCATACGAGAGATACCTGAAGAAGCTGGGAAAGATAAAGTGA
- the endA gene encoding tRNA-intron lyase — MRIQGELVENRVIVWSIDASRQLYSSGFYGKPLGIAKPKGKDFDAPLILDLIEAYYLSMKKVIEVRGRKGRVSNEELRRKCMAEYVGFKEKYLVYNKLRELGYIVTPGIKFGCDFAVYRHGPGIDHAPYLIQVMKPNDEITATHMVLSGRLATTVRKQFLIASVRNRQVSFLAFDWWRA; from the coding sequence ATGAGGATACAGGGGGAGCTTGTCGAAAACAGGGTTATAGTGTGGAGCATAGATGCTTCAAGGCAGCTCTATTCCTCAGGCTTCTACGGTAAACCTCTCGGCATAGCAAAGCCCAAGGGTAAGGACTTTGATGCACCACTGATTCTTGACCTGATTGAAGCATATTACCTGTCGATGAAAAAGGTCATTGAAGTGAGAGGAAGGAAGGGAAGAGTCAGTAACGAGGAGCTGAGAAGGAAATGCATGGCGGAATATGTCGGGTTCAAAGAGAAATATCTGGTCTACAACAAGCTGAGAGAGCTGGGTTACATAGTGACACCAGGAATAAAGTTTGGCTGTGACTTCGCAGTTTACAGGCATGGCCCTGGCATTGACCACGCTCCATACCTCATACAGGTGATGAAGCCAAACGATGAAATAACCGCAACACACATGGTCCTTTCTGGCAGGTTGGCAACAACTGTAAGAAAGCAGTTTCTCATCGCATCAGTCAGGAACAGGCAGGTATCGTTTCTAGCCTTTGACTGGTGGAGAGCTTAA
- a CDS encoding DUF47 family protein gives MYTGEAEIQAKRRILAVLLDESRRVLDAARELASLNTALIEKDEESANRALENLHNAINDVEAFRRSLSRQLAEVGSMLLNREDLLRAAYTVETVASYLDSIAFRISQLKMPILKKAGLTDDLKDLFEQLIDILAKTHETVRALHFNPGKVNELTQAVEKAERAMDEKYRMSTVKTLQELSDVRELILLKDVLERIETVSDLSLSLADLIVIISLGI, from the coding sequence ATGTACACTGGTGAGGCAGAGATACAGGCGAAAAGGCGCATTCTTGCCGTGCTTCTTGACGAAAGCAGGAGGGTCTTGGATGCTGCAAGGGAACTGGCAAGTCTCAACACAGCCCTTATCGAGAAGGATGAAGAATCAGCAAACAGGGCTCTTGAAAACCTGCACAACGCAATAAACGATGTCGAAGCCTTTCGCAGGTCGCTCAGCAGGCAGCTTGCAGAAGTTGGAAGCATGCTGCTGAACAGAGAAGACCTTCTGAGGGCTGCTTACACTGTAGAAACAGTAGCAAGTTACCTTGACAGCATAGCCTTCAGGATATCCCAGCTCAAGATGCCTATTCTCAAGAAGGCAGGTCTTACAGATGACCTGAAGGACCTCTTCGAGCAGCTGATAGATATTCTCGCAAAGACTCATGAGACTGTAAGGGCACTTCACTTTAACCCTGGCAAAGTGAACGAGCTGACCCAGGCTGTTGAAAAGGCTGAAAGGGCTATGGACGAAAAATACAGAATGTCGACAGTGAAGACTTTGCAGGAGCTGAGCGATGTGAGAGAGCTCATTCTTCTTAAGGATGTTTTGGAGAGGATTGAAACAGTCTCGGACCTTTCCCTCAGTCTTGCTGACCTCATAGTAATAATATCGCTGGGGATTTGA
- a CDS encoding ATP-dependent DNA ligase, with the protein MNDLLYSRLAACYEVLESTTKRKELIDALVSLYRDAPSSIVDKLTYLTQGKLYPDYVGVEIGVGERLAAKAISMASGRNEEQISELYRKLGDLGSAAEEALASRKQASLFREQLTVGQVYDTFERIAKTTGQGSIEQKLSLLAGLLSSAEPVESKYIIRTAVGKLRLGIADYTVLDALAIAYTGEQSNRQIVERAYNLCSDLGLVARVAAEKGLMALQSFSIQIGRPIRPMLAERLSSSAEILEKLGGRCSAEYKYDGERMQVHKDGQDVKIFSRRLEMITSNYPDAQKLVVENVKAKKAILECEAVAIDKESGELLPFQQLMHRRRKYDVEKAVEDIPISLFFFDLLMLEDKDMTVQPYSERRKRLKQIIKQTERTKVAPNIVTDSVEELDSFMLQAISEGCEGLVVKDLKGEYRAGARGFLWIKLKREYKSELTDTIDLVVVGGFHGRGKRAGVYGALLLAAYNKDEDIFETATKVGTGFTDEDLKNFHKILKEHEIDHPSPRVKSKMQAEVWFEPYLVIEVIASEITLSPIHTLAWGKIRRDSGLALRFPKFTGRIRDDKRPEDATTTQELVEMYNSQLKKLAPPAEEI; encoded by the coding sequence TTGAACGACCTCCTGTACAGCAGGCTTGCTGCATGCTACGAAGTGCTGGAGAGTACAACAAAGAGAAAGGAGCTCATCGATGCTCTGGTTTCGCTTTACAGGGATGCTCCGAGCAGCATAGTCGATAAGCTGACATATTTAACACAGGGAAAGCTCTATCCCGATTATGTGGGGGTAGAGATAGGAGTAGGTGAAAGGCTTGCTGCAAAGGCTATTTCTATGGCTTCAGGAAGAAATGAAGAACAGATAAGCGAGCTTTACAGGAAGCTTGGTGACCTAGGTTCAGCAGCCGAAGAGGCCCTGGCCTCAAGAAAGCAAGCTTCCCTGTTTAGGGAGCAGCTGACCGTAGGCCAGGTCTATGATACTTTTGAGAGAATAGCAAAAACCACAGGCCAGGGCTCTATCGAGCAGAAGCTTTCCCTTCTAGCTGGATTGCTCAGCAGCGCCGAGCCTGTTGAATCAAAATACATCATCAGGACTGCAGTTGGTAAGCTAAGGTTGGGAATAGCTGATTACACTGTTCTAGACGCTCTGGCGATAGCCTATACCGGAGAGCAAAGTAACAGACAGATAGTCGAGAGAGCCTACAACCTGTGCAGCGACCTGGGGCTTGTAGCTAGAGTTGCAGCTGAAAAAGGCCTGATGGCTCTGCAGTCGTTCAGCATACAGATAGGAAGACCGATAAGACCTATGCTGGCAGAGAGGCTTTCGTCTTCTGCTGAAATACTTGAAAAGCTAGGAGGAAGATGCAGTGCTGAGTACAAGTACGACGGGGAAAGGATGCAGGTGCACAAGGATGGTCAAGATGTCAAGATCTTTTCAAGAAGGCTTGAGATGATCACCTCGAACTATCCAGATGCACAGAAGCTTGTGGTCGAAAACGTGAAGGCAAAGAAGGCTATACTGGAGTGCGAGGCCGTTGCAATCGATAAGGAGAGCGGTGAGCTACTTCCCTTCCAGCAGCTGATGCACAGGCGCAGGAAGTACGATGTCGAAAAGGCTGTAGAAGATATACCTATCTCCCTCTTCTTCTTCGACCTGCTGATGCTCGAGGATAAGGATATGACTGTGCAGCCTTACTCCGAGAGAAGAAAAAGGCTCAAACAGATAATAAAGCAAACAGAAAGAACAAAGGTAGCTCCAAACATAGTGACTGACTCTGTCGAAGAACTTGACTCGTTCATGCTTCAGGCAATATCAGAGGGGTGTGAGGGGCTTGTCGTTAAGGACTTGAAAGGAGAGTACAGAGCTGGAGCAAGGGGGTTTCTCTGGATAAAGCTGAAGAGGGAGTACAAGAGTGAGCTGACAGATACTATTGACCTCGTGGTCGTTGGGGGGTTCCACGGCAGAGGCAAAAGGGCTGGTGTATACGGTGCGCTACTTCTTGCTGCATACAACAAGGATGAGGACATCTTCGAAACTGCAACGAAGGTCGGAACAGGCTTTACTGACGAGGACCTGAAGAACTTCCACAAAATACTGAAGGAGCACGAGATAGACCATCCGAGCCCAAGGGTCAAATCAAAAATGCAGGCAGAGGTATGGTTTGAACCATACCTTGTGATAGAAGTTATAGCTTCTGAAATAACACTCAGCCCCATACACACACTAGCCTGGGGAAAGATAAGGAGGGATTCTGGACTTGCTCTTCGCTTCCCGAAGTTCACGGGCAGGATAAGGGACGATAAGAGGCCTGAGGATGCTACTACCACTCAGGAGCTGGTAGAAATGTACAATTCACAGCTCAAAAAGCTCGCTCCTCCAGCAGAAGAGATTTAA
- the cofE gene encoding coenzyme F420-0:L-glutamate ligase, which produces MHASISNKKEEDGVSVDPIVESLQIIPIKGIPDVKEGDDIAELIYSAQKKMNLISKDGDIYVIAQKVVSKAEGRLVKLSEVKPSRFAEQLAASIGKDAREVQLILDESRSIVKARLGILITETKHGIVCANSGIDMSNVNSKDNPHESALLLPVDPDQSAKTIRMGLEKRLGKRIAVIISDTFGRPWREGHVDFAIGVSGIECFRDYRGKKDMYGRELRVTLMAQVDELAAAAELVMGKARAIPAALIRGFRYRPAEGSASLIRPIERDLFR; this is translated from the coding sequence ATGCATGCCAGCATATCAAACAAAAAGGAAGAGGATGGGGTATCGGTAGACCCCATCGTCGAAAGCCTGCAGATAATACCGATAAAGGGAATCCCTGACGTGAAAGAAGGAGATGATATTGCTGAGCTGATTTATTCAGCTCAGAAGAAGATGAACCTGATAAGCAAAGATGGAGATATCTATGTGATAGCTCAGAAGGTCGTTTCGAAGGCTGAGGGAAGGCTTGTGAAGCTGTCTGAGGTCAAGCCGAGCAGGTTTGCAGAACAGCTTGCAGCCAGCATAGGAAAAGATGCTAGAGAGGTTCAGCTTATACTGGATGAGAGCAGGTCGATAGTCAAGGCAAGGCTTGGAATACTCATAACCGAAACCAAGCATGGTATTGTCTGTGCAAATTCAGGAATCGATATGTCTAATGTAAACAGCAAAGATAACCCTCATGAATCAGCTCTTCTCTTACCTGTCGACCCTGACCAATCAGCAAAAACGATAAGGATGGGATTGGAGAAGAGGCTGGGAAAGAGAATAGCTGTCATAATATCAGATACGTTCGGAAGACCTTGGAGAGAGGGTCATGTCGACTTCGCCATAGGCGTGTCTGGTATAGAGTGCTTCAGAGACTATAGAGGAAAGAAGGATATGTACGGTAGGGAGCTGAGGGTGACGCTGATGGCTCAGGTGGATGAACTTGCGGCTGCAGCAGAGCTGGTGATGGGAAAGGCCAGAGCTATACCTGCAGCTCTGATTAGGGGATTCAGGTACAGACCTGCAGAGGGCTCGGCATCACTGATAAGGCCTATAGAAAGAGACCTCTTTCGCTAG